DNA sequence from the Lynx canadensis isolate LIC74 chromosome B2, mLynCan4.pri.v2, whole genome shotgun sequence genome:
cctcttcctcatcactTTCCTCATCTTCTTCGTCATCTGTCTCAGCCTTGGAGGTGGTAGGGCATTCCTGGGACACCATTCCACTAGGGCCCTGGGGGACAAAGGAATTTCTCTAAGGAATCCCTTGTCCCAGAGGGTCTGGTTCTCGGGTTCCTTCTGCACTTTTCCCAGTCAGTCACCCTAAACTCCCTGCTAGCTAGTGCAGGGGAAGGACAAGGTCTGTCTGAAGGGTTTATCCCTTCCATACCTCACCAGAATCCAAGGAGGCTTTGGGGGAGTCTGCGGAGTGGGAAGAGGTGGCTTGGGGAAGCCGAgcccttctcttctgtctctcgcCCTCCTCACTCTTGTCTTGCATCATTGCATATTTGGAGATGACCTCATCCAGCCGGCTCATAGCCAAGCTCCGGTTTTCTCGCAGGCGCCGGGCTAGGGCGGGATCTGACAGTGCAGGGTCAATGCCTACGTGGGAAGATATAAAGTCAGAGTACTCAGCCCAAACCCTAGAAGAAGGGACAAGAGAGATCCCCCCTCCACCAAACATCTGACATATAAGGGTTGTTGACAGGCATCTCACTAATCCCTACCTGGCCTATAGTCATCTGTGAGGTGACAGCCAAAGTTGTAGATGAGATCAAGGTGGCGTCGTTCCTGTAACCTGATGCCCACATCTCGGAAGGCATCCTGAGCCATGAGCTGGAGCTGCTGTCGTGGGAGGCCGAGGCTGTGCCTAGCAGCTGCCTTCTCCACAGCCCGCAGTACATCTCCATAGTCAGGGAAGGTATCAGGCCCTGGTTTGTTGATGAGCCGCTCAATGCGCCTGTTAACCTCTGGGTAGCGGGTGCCACGGTAGGGGATGCGCTGTTCTATGACACGGCCCGTCAGTGAAGAGCAGTCTTTGAGTTCACACAGCCGCCCAAAGAGGCGGATCAGCTTACGCTTCAACCTTGCCTCCTGCAGGTATGTGGAGTCTGGGTCATCCAACTCTGAGAGATCCAACTCCTTTTCCTGCAGCCGCCGGATCTCAGCCACATAGAGCGCTAGCAGCTGCTCCAAGCGCTGGATCTGCCGCCGGGAACCACGGGTCCTTGGGGCCTCAGAGGCAGTGGTCTCGGCATTTGTGGGGTCCGAGGAGGGGTCTGTGGGAGGGTTATTCCCAGAGGGTTCACTAGAGGTGGTGGCAGCAGGGGCCAGGTTCAGCTTCTTCTTGGCTGAATGGGCCTTGAGAACAGTGCAGAGCTCATTAATGTAGACATAGAGCTTAGCTGGCCGGCTCTGGGCCCGAGATAGGACCCGAGAGAGGATGTTGCAGAACTCCGCGGAGGCCAAAAACAGAGAGTGGGCACGCTGCTGCCGGTTATAGAGGAATGGGACCACCTCAGGGTGGTCTGCTGTCTGCGTCTTACACAGCTCAAGGAACTAAAGGATTCAGGGGAAGAGGTAGGGGGAAAGAGACaaggggaggggttgagagaaaGAAGGCGAGGTGGGGTTAGTGGGGAAGAAAGGACAGGAGAGCCAGTCAGCCATCCCCCTCCCTGGGGTACAAGAATCTTCTCCCCTAAAGCTCACCTCTTCAAACAGCTTCTCATTCTCCAACTTGTAGCATTTCTTGCCGCCAGAACTACTGCTTCCTCCAGCCCCATGGGGCTGAGAGGAGCCAGGGGCTTCTGGCCGGGGTGAGGCCggattggggggtgggtgggagggaccTGGCTGAGCAGCTGCTTCATCTTCGTCATCATCATCCAGCACGATGATGCTGTTAGCGGTGGCCATGGGGGATCAAATCCCCCGGAGGGAGGAGGTGTTGGGGATTTCGGAACTCCTGCTGGAAGGGGATGGGGCCTCAGAAAGAGCCCCTCCAGCACAGCCCATCCCTCATCTCACACACTTTCCAATCTTCTTGGGTTTCAGTAACACCCAGCCCTGCCCAACAGTGTCCTCATCTGCCTGTCTTCCAGCAACTGTTAGTACCATATGCTTTTCTGGCCCTTTACATAAGGAAGCCCCAAACCACCTGAAACCCTTaagtccccacccccagctccaccCCTCTTGTCGATATCCaagctttctttctgtttcattgcCCCACTTCTCAGACATTCATTTCCCCAATTCTCATACTTGCCAAGTTGATTCTTCCAACCCCTGGACCGCCTCCCACATTGCACTCCAGATTCCCTCGACGTTCCCTCGCAGATACCACACCCCCGGCAGCACCACCTCCTGAGCCTTCCCCGTTTCGCTCTCAAACACGTCAAATCCACACCCTCATCCCATCCTGAACGATCACCCCCAACTCCTAGACTCTCTGAGGTGAAGGAGGTTCCCTCCCAATAATccattcccctttctcctccttgaaTTATCTTCATACTCCGCCCTCCGACGGGGCTCCTCAAACCGGGGCGTCAGGTTGGAGAGATCTCACCTCAATCCCCTCCCTCTTACCCCACCCGAATTTCCCCCATTCTCTGTCTGTGACCTGTAACCGATTGTGAGCCCAGCAGTGAGCTGTCCCGATTCCTCTCAAATCCCAACCTGGCGTCTGACCCCTTCCTCTAGATGAGCTTCCCGCcaagtccccctcccccagttcgGCCCCCGGCCACCCCACTCCCCTTCAGGGATAGGAAGGAAGGTACCATAGCTTGTCCCTCAGACTCAGCGCCCGGGACTCCCCAATACCTCTCCCTCGACATTCCCGCCCCCGCCTTCGCTCCCCACACCGTCCGGCCCCCACCTCTGAAACGGTCTCTCGAGGCGACCCTCGCTGCTGATCTCAGAACCTCGCATGGTTCCCTccgccttccttccccctcccaccgCAGGCCCTTCTCTGGACCGGAAGCCGCCGAGTTTCCGCCTACAGCCACATAGGCGCGGCCATATTGTCGTACGGCGCCCGGACCACGCCTCACCCTGCGGCAGGAAGTGGTGGTAGGCCCGCCCCCATCTCCAGTGACGCCCACACAGTCTGCGGCTCCCTTTCCTGTGACCAGTAGGGGGCGCTTTTGCCTCCTCAGGGCGTCCCAAACTACCCGGGGGCCGCCATTTTGCCGTACGGTATTGGCTACGCCCGGACTAGGGCGCGCCGCCGGCAGAGCTCTTTTCACCCGGTGCTTCTGCGACTCAGCCAATTAGAAACTTCCTGCATCCGGCCCAACCGCCGGCGGGTCGCGTGCGGGAAGGACTGAGCCACCTTTCCAAGTGGGAAAGGGGGAACGGAACAGGAGAGCCAAGGGATTGGGCCCTCCAAGACTGCGCAAGGGTGCAGGAAAGAACGAGCGTCTCTTAAGAGGGAAAAAACCCTTTTCCTTCCGCTGGGCCGTTGACCAGCCTTCCGGCGCTGCTTTCCTACCTGCCCGGTACCCTTTCCACGGTTTAATCGACTGCGCCTGCCCCTTCCCTTTTGCGGGCTGCCCGCTCCCTTGCCGCTGTCCAGCAGCTACTAATACTTCCAGGTGTCTATATCTCccaaccgtgaaatcataacAAATGCATACAGATGAGCACAATGAGCTATACAAATGTGTTCTTATTATTATCGCTATTGTTATTGATTCCTCTTTAAGCGCCTCCATGGAACTAATGACCAACCAAGTAGGTGGGAGCTAGGTGGTTCTCCGTTCTTTTCTGGAGAGGGTCCCCCAAAGTGCAGGCGGTGATGATCTGGAGGCCGAGCTTTGTCCAGGAGCTCCAGGGCCTTAGGACGGCGAtatgggggtaggggtggggggccgTGAGAAGAATCTGTGCAGATTGCCGCTGTGAGGGCTGGCAGACGAAGTGAGACTCGTAAAATACCTTGGGTCTCGACTcgtccctttctcttcctctggggaaactgaggaaagaACGAAGAGAGAAGAAACTGACTTCGACGCCCGCCTCGCCCGCACCCCCTACCTCACTCAACTTTAGGGAGGCTGGAAGGACTCGTGGAGGCCAGGGTGGGTCCAGATGTGAACTTACGGGGAAGCCAGAACAGTTAACACGGAGATTCCCATCCCTTGCATCCTTTGGCTTTCTACAAGTGGTGACCATTTTGCCACTATTAGGACGCGGAGGTTCTTAGATCCTTAAGCCCTCACTGTACCAGAGCCTCAAACCTGCCCTTCCATTAAAGAATCCCACACCATCTAAGCCTATAGTCTTCAAATTAGGGAACATGAAAATTCCCTCAAAGGGTACTCAGCCTTAGGAGACGATAAGGATTTAATTTCTAGATCCTCAACTTTCGCAAGATTGTTCTTACTGAGTAAATGCTTGCAGTTGAGGTTCTCCTTCTTCCCGTTCCCTTTTATAATCGACTTCCTCgtctcttaaacaaacaaacaaacaaacaaacaaaacccaaaaaggtATGcgggcatacctcattttattgtgcctCACAGatattgtagttttgttttttgtttttgtttttgtttttgttttttaccagttgaaggtttgtggcagccTTGGGTTGAACAAGTCTATCGGCAcgggttttttttcctgttttaaagattttattttattttattttatttttaatatttatttatttttgagacagagagagacagagcatgagcaggggaggggcagagagagagggagacagaatccaaggcaggctccaggctctgagctgtcagcacagagcctgacgcggggctcaaactcacgaaccacgagatcatgacctgagctgaagttggacgctcaaccaactgagccacccaggctcccctaaagattttatttttaaggaatctctacacccaatgtggggcttgaaccccaaaccccaggatcaagagtcacatgctgtactgactgagccagccaggtgctcctgctgACACCCTTTTTCGAACAGCATTTGTTCATTTCGTGGTTCAGTGCCATATTTTGGTAAGTactgcaatatttcaaacttttttgttatttttacttttgtcatGGTAATCTGTGATTGGTTACTATTATAACTGTTTGGGGGTAACACAAATGACACCCATATAAAGACAGTGAACTTAATAAATACCGTGTGTTTGTGCTGACTGTTCCACTCACCAGctgttcccccatctctctccctctcctcagcctTCCCTATTCTCTGAGACACAAGGATATTGAAATTAATAACCCtgcaatggcctctaagtgtttaagtgaaagaaagagtcacatgtctctcactttaaatcaaaagctaggggtgccggggtggctcagtgggttaagtgtacaatttcggctcaggtcatgatcttgtggtttgtgggtttgagccctgcatccgactCTATGCCGACAGgttagagcccggagcctgcttctgattctgtgtctccctctctctctctccccctccccttctctctctctctctctctctctctctctctctcagaaataaacattaaaaaagatcaatccgtcaaaagctagaaatgattaagcttaggaaggaaggcatgttgaaagctgAGACAAGCCGAAAGCTAGACCTCTTGTGCCAGACAGTCAGGCTGTGACTGCAAAGGACATggtcttgaaggaaattaaaagtgctactccaggggcgcctgggtggctcagtcggttgagcgtccgacttcggctcaggtcatgatctcacagttcgtgggttcgagccccgcatcaggctctgtgctgaccgcttgctcagagcctggagactgcttcagattctgtgtctcctactctctctgcccctcccccgttcactctttgtctcactctgtttctcaaaaataaatgtaaaaaaaaaaaaatttagaaaaaagtgctactccagtgaacacatgaatgataagaaagcagCACGGACTTACTGATGATATGGAAGATGTTTGGGTGGTCtagatagaagatcaaaccagccacaacattctcTCAAAGACCTTAACTCTCTTCAATTACGTGAAGGCTGAGAGGCTGCAGAAGAAAACTTGGAAGCTTGCAGTGGTTGGTTCATGAGGTATAAAGAAAGAAGCCATCTTCCAAACATAAAAAagcaaggtgaagcagcaggcACTGacgtagaagctgcagcaagttatctgGCAGAcctagctaagataattaatgaaagTGGCTACACCAAACAACGGATATTCAGTGTAGATGAAACAGTCTTCTCCTGAAAGAAGATACTATCTGGGGCTTTCATaactagagaggagaagtcagtgcctgACTTCAAAGCTTCAAATGACAGGCTTACTCTCTTGCTAAGGGCTAAAGCAGCTGGTGAcattaagttgaagccaatgctcatttgccattccaaaaatcctagggcccttaagaattatgctaaatttaCTCTGCCCGTgatctataaatggaacaacaaagcctggatgacagcacatctgttgaCAACATAGTTACTGCTAAGCCCTActttgagacctactgctcagaaagaAAGATTcctttctgggggcacctgggtggctcagtcggttgggtgtccggctcttgatctgggctcaggttgtgatctcactgtttgcgaACTCAAgcgccatgtcgggctctgtgctgacagtgcagagcctgcttgggattctctccctctctctctctgcacctccccccaaataaataaactttaaaaaaaaattcctttcttgtactgctcattgacaatgcacctggtcatcCAAGAGCTCTGATAAAGATATACAATGAgatgaatgttgttttcatgcctgccaacacagcatccattctgaagaccatggatcaaggagtaatttcgGCTTTcaggtcttattatttaagaaatacatttcataaagcTGTCGTTGGTATACACAGTGATTCCTCTAATGGATTTAGGtgaagtaaattgaaaaccttctcgAAAGGATCCACCAATGTAGATGTATTAGGAACATTTGTGGTTCATGGGAAGAggacaaaatattaatattaataagagTTTGAAAGAAGTTGACTCTAATTCTCATGGGTGACTTTGagaggttcaagacttcagtggaggaagtgaCTTCAGATGTGGTAGAATTGGCAAGAGAACCAGAATTAGAAGTAGAGCCTGGAGATGTGACTGAATTGGCTGCAATCTCAAGATAAAACTTCAaaagatgaggagttgcttcttatggatgagcacagaaagtggtttcttgaaatgaaatctactcctggtgaagatgctatTAAGAtcattgaaatgacaacaaaggatttagggTATTACATAAAACTTAGTTGATAatgcagcagcagggtttgagaggactgacttcaattttgaaagttctgctgtgggtaaaatgctatcaaacagcatcgcatgctacagagaaatcgttTGTGAAAAGAAtagtcgaggggcgcctgggtggcgcagtcggttaagcgtccgacttcagccaggtcacgatctcgcagtccgtgagttcgagccccgcgtcaggctctgggctgatggctcggagcctggagcctgtttccgattctgtgtctccctctctctctgcccctcccccgttcatgctctgtctctctctgtcccaaaaataaataaaaaacattgaaaaaaaatttaaaaaaataaaaaaaaaagaatagtcgaTTGATGCAGCAAAcctcattgttgtcttattttaagaaattggcacGGCCatcccaaccttcagcaaccaccaccctgatcagtcagcagccaccaGCATCTAGGGAAGACCCTTCCCCAGCGAAAAGATTAAAACtccctgaaagctcagatgatgtttagcatttttagcagtattaagtttatttatttatgttgagagagcgAGGATGTGCATGCAagttggagaagggcagagagagggagagagagagaaccccagagGGGCTCCGAATCCATAAACCatactgagctgaagtcaggttctcaactgactgagccacccaggcaccccagcaataaagtatttttaacttaAGGTATGTAcgttgggtttttttaaacacataatgCTATCATGCACTTAATGGACTACAGTATCACGTAAACATAACCTTTATATGCACTGGAAAAGCAAAAAAGCTCCTTTGACTTTCTTTATTGCGATATTCGCTTTATTGTGGTCATCTGGAACAGAACCTGCATTATCTCCAAGATATGCCTGTGGTTGTCAATCATGAAATCTGGGGCTAATCTTGTCTTAAGTAAAGGGACATGTAGCctatttctttcatcaaggtACCATAAACACCACCTCTCCTGTCTCATTAAACATGTACTttcaatttttaatcatttaaaaactgtGTGCAATCTTGATGCTATTTAAATGAGTTCTGTTCTCATAATAATTGTAATgataacagagaagaaaaatttttttttaattttttttaacgtttatttattttttttttaattttttttttcaacgtttatttatttttgggacagagagagagacagagcatgaacgggggagggccagagagagagggagacacagaatgggaaacaggctccaggctctgagccatcagcccagagcctgacgcggggctcgaactcacggaccgcaagatcgtgacctggctgaagtcggacgcttaaccgactgcgccacccaggcgcccctatttatttttgagacagagagagacagagcatgaacaggagagggtcagagagagggagacacagaatctgaaacaggctccaggctctgagctgtcagcacagagcccgacgcagggctcaaactcacggaccgtgaaatcatgacctgagccgaagttggctgtttaaccgactgagccacccaggcgccccgagaagaaaaatttttaaaaactttgctgTCTATGgtcacaacaaagaaaaacatttttcatctcAATTAATATGTATATGCAAGAAAATATGATTGATCGGTCAGTAAAAGACTTTCaagtataaaagtataaaattgtcTGTGGAGAAGTGGACTGGTAATAGCTGttcaagggggaaaaagagtcgcgaaagaaggaagaaaataatcctGTAGTtatgagtttgtttattttaaaatgtgaatgttttccttttttcttttttctttttttagagttttttaaaagtgtttatttttgaaggggagagacacagagcatgagcctgtaaggggcagggaaagagggagacacagaatctctgtcagcacagagcccgacatgggcctcgaactcaccaaccatgagatcatgacctgagccaaagtgtgacaactgagccacccagacgcccctattttccttttttttttttttaaatgtttattttgaaagagagcacatgcatgaatgggagaggggcagagagagaagaggacagaggatccacgctgacagcagagcctgccttggggctcgaacccaagaaccggagatcacgaccggagctgaGGTCgggcgcttcaccgactgagccacccaggttccccaagatgTGAACATCTGCAATCGGCCAGAAATTCCATCCTTGAAACAATTTTCATTTATGATGAAAAACTGTAGATGATTACTTAAGCATGTGTGAGAAGTACAaaccttttcaaaaaattttcccAGAGTATAGGTGCAAAAATTTTAAGACAGCTGTGCAAGTGTCCCCTCCACAGCCCCCTACATTCTATTTCCCTCTTGTCCCCACCTCTCACCTCTGTCGCAGGGGAAGACAATGTTTATAGGAAAGGTGGTCACAattccagctcctcctccttctgaggTGTTCTCAGGAGCCAGTCCCCAAACTTTGCCCACGGTAGCAGCCACAGCAGCTTATAAACAGCCTCCAGTGTCAGTAGCATCAGGAAGAGGACCAGGAAGATAAAGAAGGCCTTGTCCAAGGCCCGACGCAGGGGACCTCTGGGAGGACAAGGACGCCTGGCAAACGCCAGGAACACATCCTCCTCAGCCACATCGCCTTCCTCCTCCGCCATACTAACTCACAGCTGACAGCTGACTGGATCAGCGGGGCTGGGATGGGAGCCCTTGCTCAGCAACGCCGGGATTAAGGGGCATGGCAGCAGCAAGCCCGAACCTGCTTGGGTTGACCCTAATTCCCCCATCAAAGACAGAAAGGAGGCAATCGTATAATCATCCCGTGCAATGTGAATGGTCTGGACTAAGTGATTGCTAAAGTCTGTCCGCCTTTACTGCAACTGTGTCTTCGCAACACGGAGACAGGCGAGCTGGAACGACTGCTGGAGTCATTCTGGGTCTCCAGGTTCAAGGCCCCACGTCTTTCGCCCCTACAGACAGAGGCTGAGCAATTGTAGCCGATGTGCCACCGTGAGCCGCTGTCAGCCCATTCCAGCTTTACCTTGGGTGgtgggaggaggcctgggggaAGGGCTCTCGGGGTctatagaaagagaaagatcgTGATTGGTCAGCGGAGCCAGAGTGTGTAGTTGGGACTTAAGTGTTGGCGCGATAATATGGGAGAGGGGTGGTGATTAAAGAGTTGTTGGCTGGGAGTGTCCTCCAGGAGGCTGTCGTTCAGGCAAGGGTTGAAGGCCTCTTCTTGGCCCTGTTCCCTAGGCACTGGCCCCAAGGCCCATGTGGAGACCTGAGGACCCCCTGGGATAAGTGGGGCAGTACGGGGGTAGGGTAGCCAGTGGAGGGAGCAATGTATGGTTGTGGACCTCATGCATAGAGCCTTTAGGATCTCTTACCTAAACTTCATTTTGACCTAATAGGAAGACCTTGCTCACCCCCAAAAAGGTACAAACGATGCCACGATTTTGTTTAGAGCCAACTTCTGTTATTGTTTGCTGTCGCCACAAGAGGGTTGCTCTAAGAGTCAAAAAACCTAGATGGAGTCAAACTAATCACTTAGGACTTGTGTTAATTAAACAAGGCGGCCATTAGGCTGCATTAGCAAACCCAAATCTAAGCCTGTAAATTCCCCAAGGTTTGGAAATCAAAATGCTGAAGACAATCACAGTCAACGAGGCTTTAAGCTATAGCCAGACAAAtaattgcttttctttgcttctggacTTTATCTGTATAAGTCTTTCCCCTGGCTCCTGTCTGCAGAATGTGCCTAAGCGCTTTTGGTTTGGTGCTACCCCattcaaattcattcattcattcattcattcattcagagagaaggagagagagagagtgtgcatacaagttggggaggggcagagagaaggaaacagaggatctgaagcaggctttgtgctaacagcagagagctgattcgagacttgaactcacaaaccatgagatcatgacctgaactgaagtcggtcgctcaactgactgagccacccaggctcccctcaaatcCATTTTTACTCAAATAAAcgctttgaatttttaatatgcctcagtttatctatTACCTGTTTGTGAGTGTCATCTTGAGGAAGTCACTGaactttttttataaaactgagaAATCTCTTGCTTCAGAAAATTGGTATAAGGGACAAATAAAATaaggggtttgttttgtttttgtttgtaaattGTGAAGTGCTATATTAATATAACATATTAATTTCTGATACCCTCACTTATGTCTCAGACAAGTTTACAATAAGGCTACACaaacaccttttctttttcaaattttaaatttttttttcaacgtttatttatttttgggacagagagagacagagcatgaacgggggaggggcagagagagagggagacacagaatcggaaacaggctccaggccccgagccgtcagcccagagcccgacgcggggctcgaactcacggaccgtgagatcgtgacctggctgaagtcggatgcttaaccgactgcgccacccaggcgcccctca
Encoded proteins:
- the SMIM40 gene encoding small integral membrane protein 40 produces the protein MAEEEGDVAEEDVFLAFARRPCPPRGPLRRALDKAFFIFLVLFLMLLTLEAVYKLLWLLPWAKFGDWLLRTPQKEEELEL
- the DAXX gene encoding death domain-associated protein 6, which translates into the protein MATANSIIVLDDDDEDEAAAQPGPSHPPPNPASPRPEAPGSSQPHGAGGSSSSGGKKCYKLENEKLFEEFLELCKTQTADHPEVVPFLYNRQQRAHSLFLASAEFCNILSRVLSRAQSRPAKLYVYINELCTVLKAHSAKKKLNLAPAATTSSEPSGNNPPTDPSSDPTNAETTASEAPRTRGSRRQIQRLEQLLALYVAEIRRLQEKELDLSELDDPDSTYLQEARLKRKLIRLFGRLCELKDCSSLTGRVIEQRIPYRGTRYPEVNRRIERLINKPGPDTFPDYGDVLRAVEKAAARHSLGLPRQQLQLMAQDAFRDVGIRLQERRHLDLIYNFGCHLTDDYRPGIDPALSDPALARRLRENRSLAMSRLDEVISKYAMMQDKSEEGERQKRRARLPQATSSHSADSPKASLDSGEGPSGMVSQECPTTSKAETDDEEDEESDEEEEEEEEEEEEEEEEEEEEATDSEEEEDLEQMQEGQGDDEEEEEEEEEEEEAGQDGDKSPMSPLQQISAEKNLESSRGISKSVGEQQNKGLIMSPSSLSEDALAPSSIDAESNGEHLEELPLEEESPMSQLFELEIEALPLDTTPSPEERDVSSSRKQSEDPLTTVLENGAAMVTSTSFNGGVSPHTWGDSCPPCKKSRKEKQTGAGSLGNSYVERQRAVHEKNGKKVSTLPSPPSPLTSMAPVADSSTRVDSPSHGLVTSSLCSPSPAQLSQAPHSQPSRPGTYKMSVATQCDPEEIIVLSDSD